GCCGCATCGCTGCCGGCCTCGATGCGGTAGACCACGTCGTCGCCGACGAGCGTGATCGAGCCGGAGGCAAAGCCCGCGCCGAAGCGATCCGGCGCCATCGCCATCGGATCGGTCTCGATGACCAGATCGGTGTTCGAGATCGCGTCCACTCGCACGGTGTACTCACCCGTGGTCATCATGCCCGCGTTATCCACGTCGCTGAGCACGCGCACGAAGTAGGTCTCGCCGGCCTCGGCCAAGAAGCCCGCCCAGCCGTCGGCAAACAGCCCATCTGAGAGTTCACCCTGCGACGAGCCCTGAGCGACCAGCATGCCATCGATGTCGTAGATCTCGACGCGCGAGTCGAGGGCCGAGCCGCCCGCGACGTTGATCGTGTCCGCCCACACGGTGACGAAGTCTGTCTGGGGCGCCTCGAAGCGGAACAGGTCGTCCGCGAGGCTGGGCGTGACGTCTTCGATCTCGCCGTCGACGGTGCCCTCACCGGTCACGCCGTCGAGAACGATCTCGGTGCCCGAAGTCGGCGTCAGGGGGAGCTCGAAGCTCGGGTGGTCGCCGCCGAGCAGGATGCGCGACTCGAGTTGCTCGACGATCTGGCCCGGACCGGATCGCTCAGCCGAACGCGGTTCTCCCAGAGCCTTGCCGGCCGAGCGATACAGCGAACGGAGGCGGCCAAGGCCGAATGGGGACTTGGCGTGGCGGGACGAACCGGTACGTTGGCCACTCATGGTCATGCTCCAGTTATGGATCGGCGTCAGGCCGGCTGGTGTGCTCGTGGGACCCGTGGGAGGGTGGGTGCGGTTGCCATCCTGCCCGAGGGCTGGTCGGTCAGGGGGCCTGCTTGTCCGCCGGTGGGTTGCTCACCGGCACGCTCACGTGGGGCGGGATGCAGGGCCTGCGCTCGACCGTGTACGTCCTCGGTCGGCGAAGGATACCGCCTGTCGACGGCTCCCGCCTTGCACGCGGATCTGCTCGGAGTCAGGATACCAGCGGGCACCCCCACTTGTCCAGCCCATTTTCGAGACTCCGGGCGCTCGGCTGGCATGTATTCGCCGCCGGGGAGCCTCGGGTTGCAATCCGTGCGATATCGAGAAGGGGCTCTCGGAGGCAGCCGACGCTCGCCGATCGCGATGCGTGTACGGTGCCCGTCCGCATCAACCCGCCTCCGGTCCGACGGCCATGCGGACGGCCGTCACCACCTGGATCTCGCCCGGGTCGTACAGCGGCAGCGGACAGTTCGCGCTCGACAGCAGGAGCGGCACCTCGCTTGAGCCCATCACGATGGCCTCGGCCCCCCGATCGGCCAGACGCCCGACGATCTCGCCCAACCGCTTCCGCGAGGCTTCCCGGGTCTCGCCAAGCACGAGTTCCTGGAAGATGATCGAATCGACCTCGTCGACCTCTTCGGGGCTCGGGGTCATCACCTTGACGCCCCGCAGGCCCAGGTGCGTCTGATAGGCCGATCCGTTGGTGACCATGCGGGTGCCCAGGATGCCCACGCTCTGGCGGCCGTCTTCTCCGACCTGATCGGCAAGCAGCTGGGCCATCGTCAGCCAGGGGATGGGGCAGCCCGTCTCGGCCATCTGGACGGCATGCTGGACCACGTGGTCGGGCGTCAAGCAGAATTGGGCTCCCGCGGCTGCGAGGCACTCGGCCGAGCGGCGGAGCAGCACGCCCACGCTCTCCCAGTCCTGCTCGCCGATGGCCCGGAGGTACTGGTCGAACGGCTCGCCGTGCATCGTGACGCTGGGGCGATTGTCCGGCAAGGTCATCTGCGTCGCGTGGCGGTGGAACTGGCGGTACGTGAGGGCGGCGCCTTCGGGACTGACGGCCACGATCCCGACGTGTTGTGATGGCAAGGCTGGCCTCCATTCCCGTCGGCCCCTCGCGAAGCCGACCCCTCCGCCACGACCATCCTCGCCGATCCGAGGCGACGGGTCAACCCCAAATCGCTGGCGGCCTATCGTCAACGCGGCATGGCATCGAGCCCGTTTGACATCCTCGGATTGGCCGTATCGTTCGATCTTGACCGATCAGAAATCGAACAGGCTTACCTCGCCCGCATCGCCACGGCCCACCCGGATCTCGCCGGCCAGCAGGATTCGGCCGATCCTTCCACGCTCAACGAAGCTCGGGCCACGCTGCTCGATCCCGAGCGTCGGGCTCGGGCCGTTATGGCGATCCGGGCTCCGCAGGCCAAGGCCCCCCCGTTATCGCCTGAGTTCCTGGCCGAGATCCTCGAGGTCCGTCAGGACGCCGAGGAAGCGATGGCATCCGACGATGAGGACGCCGTCGCGCGATGGCGTCGGTGGGCGGCCGACCGACGGGCCGACCTGGCCAGCGAGCTTGCCAAGCTGCTCGGGCCGGGCGATGGACCTCTGGACGACGTGCGTGCGGCAACGGCCGCGGGCGTGCTCCAGCAGTGGCGGTATTTCGAGCGGATGCTCGAGCAGGTGGGCGTGCCGGCGCACGCGCCCGATGCCTGAGTCGCCGCAGGCCCGCCCATGACACCAACGCCCGATATCTCGACCGAACCGCTGGCCCAGGGCGCTCAGGCAGCTGCCGAGAGCGGCGGCGGGCTCGCCGTCGGCCTGATCGTGCTGATGTCGGGCCTTCTGGTCGCCTCGGCCGCGGCCTCGGGCAGCGAGACGGCGATGTTCGGCCTGACCCACGGCGAGCGCGTCGCGCTGCGCCGCCAGGCACCGAAGGCGGCGGGCATCATCGATGAGCTGCTCGCCAAGCCGCGTCGGCTGCTGATCTGCGTGCTGCTGCTGAACATGGTCGTCAACGTGCTGTACTTCGCGGCGGCGGCGCTGCTGCTGCAGACCACGCGCTCGCCGTTGCTGGGCGTGGTGGCGGCCGTCACCCCGCTTGTGGCGATCATCCTGTTCGGCGAGATCCTCGCGAAGCTCACGGCGGACACCTTTCGAACGCGCTGGGCGCGGATCGCCGCCCCGCTGCTCATGTCGGTGAGCCTGGCCCTGGGCGGCCTGTTGATGGCGATCGACGCGCTCATCGTCGCGCCGCTCTCGCGCCTGATCCACATGGCGCCCATCGATGCGCCGCACGACGCGACGGCGGTGCGCACGCTCATCCGCGCGGGCGCTCATGGCGGAACGATCGACGACCATGAGCAGGAACTGCTCGAGGGCGTCGTCGGGCTGAGTCAGGTGCGTGCCCGCGTGGCGATGACGCCCAGGCTCGACCTGCCGGCCGCCTCGCCTCACATGCCCATCGGGGACATGGTCCAGCTCGTGCACCGGACCGGCGCCCACAGGCTGCCGATCTTCGACGACGCGGGCGCGACGATCACCCGCATCCTCGACGTCAAGTCGACGCTGGCCCGCGGCCGGCCGATGCTCGAGAAGCCGATCTACGTGCCCGAAAACGCACGGCTGGACCGCGTGCTCAATCAGCTCCGCGAGCGCAAGGCCCGGACGGCGGTGTGCGTCGACGAGCACGGCGAGAGCACGGGCCTGCTCGACTATGCCGACCTCTTGCGTGGGCTGGTGGGCATGCCCATCGAGCACGGCGAGACCGGTGCCGACGGCATCATCATGGTGGGCCTTGGCTGCTGGAGCGTGCCGGGGCGGATGCCCGTAGGCGAACTCGCGCGCCTGTTCACTGAGCACCGCGTGCAGGACTTCGACCTGCCTCCCGAAGCGGTGACGATCGCCGGCGCCGTCATGGCGTCGCTCGGGCGGCTCGCTCAGACGGGCGACGAGGTCGACTTCGGCCCGGTGCACGTCGAGGTCGAGGTCGTCTCCGGTCGGATCATCGACCGCGTGCTGCTCCGGCTGTCGTCCCAGACGCTCGATGCGCCCGAGCAGCCGGGGGGCGCAAAGTGAGCGGCGGCGAAATCATCCTGTGGTCGCTCGTCGCGTTGCTAGGCCTCATGGGCTCGGCGCTCGCCAGCGGTCTGGAGATGGGGCTGTACTCGCTCGGCCGGCTCGGGCTGGAGACCAGGGCGCTGGGCGGCGACCACGCCGCCATGATGCTGCGCACCGAGATCCGGCGCACCGATCGGCTGCTCTCGACGCTCCTGGTTCACAACAACGTGTGCAACTACATCGGCGTGCTGGGCGTCTCGGCCCTGCTGGGCGCCGCGGGCATGGGCCCGATCCTGACGCTCGTCGTGCAATCGATCGTGGTGACACCAATCATCCTGGTCTTCGGCGAATCGCTACCCAAGGAGCTCTTCCGCACGGGCGCCGATCGACTGACCTACCTGTTCGCGCCGATCCTTCGCGGTCTGCGGGTGTTCTACGTGCTGCTGGGCGTCGTGCCGCTGGTCATGCTGGCGGGTCGAGCCATGACGAGGCTCATCGGCGGTGCGGGACTGGGCGGGTCGTCCGATGCGCGGCAACGCATGGCCAACATCCTGAAGGAAGCCGGCGGGCCCAGCGGCATGAGCGACGAGCACTCGACGCTGCTCGATCGGGCGCTCGCGCTCGGCCGCGGCCGCGTGGGCGACGAGATGCTGTCGTGGTCGATGGCCCAGAAGGTGCACGCCGACTGGTCGCACCAGCGCATCCGCCGCGCCCTCGGGCCGACCCCCGCGACGACGGTGCCCGTGACCGATGGCCACGGCCGGGTGCTGGGCGTGGCGTCGGCCATCTCGCTCCTGGCCGGCGAGCCGACCGAGCCCGATCGCCTGCGGCCGGCGGTGCTGGTCTCTCCCGATACGCCGTCGGTCGTCGCCATCCGCCGCATCCTCGCGGCCGACGCCGACCTCGCGATCGTGGTGCAGAACGCCAAGCCGGTGGGCGTCGTGACGCTCAACGACCTGACCGAGACGCTGCTGATCCAATAACCCGGCGAAGCGAATCCGTGAATACCACTGGCGATTTTCGGGTTGGGCAGTGTCGAACCGCCCGTTGAATGCGACGCACCGAAGGGACCCGCCATGCACACCGCCAACACGCCCGCCACCATGATCTCGACCCGGCCGGGTCGTGCGATCGGGAGCATCATCTTCACGGTCGCCATCCTCATCGCCGCGGGCCTGCTGCTGGCACGCATGGGCATGGGTGGCGGCCAGGCGGAAGCAGCGCCCGAATTCATGCCGGTGACGACCGACCTGTCCTCGGTCGTGCTCAGCGGAGACCAGCCCGTCGTCGCGGTGGTGACCGCCGATTGGTGCGGGCCTTGCCAGGAACTCAAGCGCACGACGCTCAGCGACGAACGCGTGCGGTCGCTGCTTGCCAACCGCTCCCAGCCGGTGATTATCGACGGCACCGACACGAAGATCGCGATGCCCACCCTCGAGCAGCTCGGCGTCCGGGCCTTCCCGAGCACGGTCGTGCTCGAAGATGGCAAGCCGGTCGCGATGCTCGAGGGCTACGCCAGCGCGGACAAGTACCTGGCATGGCTCGAGCAGCAGCTCTAGCGTGAGGAACGACCTTCAGCGCTCGAGGCTTCGCTCAACGGCGCCCAGCCGTCCGGCCCACGGCGAGCCACCCAACTGGGAATCCACGCCTCGGAGCTTGAGCAGGTAGCCGCGGATCCGGGCTTCCATCTCGCCGATGGCCTGACCGCGATCGGAGCGCGTTCTTCGTTCATCGGCGAGCAGTTCAAGCAGCCGAGTCCACACGAACCAGTACTCGTCCCTGGCGTCCGGCCGTAGCCTCGACGAAGCTTCGAGATACGTGGCAAAGGCCCGTTCTCTCGAGCCCAGCACGTCGTGGGCCCGTGCCCGAAGGATGATCGCGTCGATGCCCTGCACGTCGCGGACGGCGTCGAGGACGCCCACGGCATCTTCTCGTCCGCCGCGATCAAGCAGGGCCTGGGCGACGCGCATCGCCAGGGCTTCCTGATCAATGTCGGTCGCGTCGGGGTGGGCCTTGGCAAACGAGAGCGCGGCCTCGAGCGTTTGGAGCGACGGCGCATCGTCCGTCGCCCGTTGCACCAACAACGTGTGGGCAGCGCCGGCGAGCGCAATGGCGTTCTCGCGTACGGCCGGGTCGTCGCTCGTCATAGCGGCCTCGGCGAGTTCGAGCGCGCGTTGCCAACCCTCGCCCGCCGACATCAGGCTTGCGGCCAGACCCAGCCGCCATGGATGGGCCGATGCGTGTCCCGGAGCGCGTTCGATTGCGGCGGCCAGGAGGGCGCGAGTCTGCGCCGGATCCAACACGTGACCCGAGGGACCCAACGCGCGCGTGGCGCTCGCGGACAGCAGCCCCTCCAGGTTCGCGTCCTGCTCCCCGAGCAACGCCACGACCAGCGACAGGGCCCGGGCACGACGCGATTCCGACTCGCTGGTGTCCTCGGTGCGTTCCGCGGTCGCGAGCAGGAGTCTGGCGAGCAACTCTCGGGCCGGGGTCAGTTCGGCGGGCTCCGGGTCTTGCTCCGCGGCGTGATCGACCACGTGGGACAGGAGCTCCATGGCTTGCTCGTCGAGGCCCGGCTCGTTCTCCGCAATGAGCGCCCGGGCCGCGCGCAGCGTGACGTCGGCGGCCACGCCCCGCCACTGGTGCCCGCCCTGGGCGAGCGCCGACAGCCGTCCGTTGGCAAGCGATGCCCGCTGCGCTCTCGAACCGCCGAATTCGGATCGTTCTTCGAGTTCGATCAATGCCCGGCCGGCCCGCTCCAGTTCGCCCGCCTCCGCGAGGACGCGAGCCTGCGCTTCGACCGCGAGCACGTGCAGGGCCGCATCGATGCCACCGGTCCGATCGACGAACGGCGACCTGCTCGCGGCCTCGGCGATGGCGCGCACCTGAGCGTCGACGCCTCGCTCGAGCCGAGCCCGCAGCAGGGCCGCCTCGGCGTGCGTTCGCGAGCCGGAGGGGATCGGCCCCGCAGACAGCACACGCCCGAGAGCGTCGATCGCCGGCTGCTTGCCGCCGGGCTGGTGGATGAGGGCGATCGCCAACGCCGTGTCGCGGATGGCCTCGGCCTGGCTCGATTCCACACGCAGGCCCTGCAGCTGGCTGATGGCGTCCTGGGGCGTGGCCCCCTCGGCGCCGCCGGCGATGCGGAGTGCCGCGGCCCGACCCATGAGCAGGGGGCGGCGCACGGCCAGCTCGATCTCGGCCAGCCGGCGGTTGAGCGTGCGATCGCCCGGTGCGAGCTCCCCACCGTCCTCGATGATGCTGCGCTGTCGCTCGAAGCGGGCCTCGATCTGCTCGCCTGCGCGGCGTGCCAGCTCGTAGGCCGTCTCGGCGGCGCGGACCGCCTCGGCCCGCTCGCGTTTGCCTTGCATGCCGACGACCAGCCGGGCATCGTCGAGCGCGAGCGTCAGGCGGGCGAGCTCGTCGGCGGCCTGGTCGAGCATCCAGATCGCCGCGTACGAATCCGACGGCAGGGCCGTCATCAGGGCCCAGCGTTCGCGGATCGCCCGGTCGAGCGCCGCCTTGCGTTCGCTGGCGGCAGCGCCGTCGCGGTTTGCGTCGGCGATGGCGGCCTCGACCCGCGCGACCATGGCCGCCCGTGGCGAGTCGGCGTCCTGCGCTACGGCGCTCGACGCGAGGAAGACGATCGCTGCAAGGCTCGCACGCATCATCGCCGGCGGAGCTCCGATTCTGGCAAGAGTCGGTACGAGCCCGGCCCGCCGCCGTGCTCGCGGGCGATGGCGCGCATTACGCCGGTCGGGTCTTCTTCGAGGAACTGCACGCACTTGACCTGCACGGGCCGCGCGGGCGGGCCGAAGATGCTCTTGCGCACCGGATTGGCGCGGTCGAGCTCGGCGAGGATCGCCTCGCGGCCCGGGCCCCAGTCGCCGCCGCGCGTCCGAGCGCCGCTGCCGTCGGTCCGGCGGATGCTCCGCGAGAGCAGGAACACCACGTCGGGCTCGCGATCGATCGCGGCGAGCAGGCCGTCGAGCGGGTTGCTCGCGCCCCGTGCCCGCACGCTGTCGAGCCAACCGAACAGCTCGGCCTTGCTGCCGGCCGTCGCGCGGCGGAGGCCCTCGGGCGGGAACGCGCGGACGCCGCCGCCCTCGTCGCCGGCCCGGCGCCCGAAGAGCACCACCGCGAACCGCTGGTCGTCGGCGAGGGCCGAGACCGAGCGTCGCACCTCCTCGAGCACGAAGGGCAAGCTGGTGATCATCGCCCCGCTTCCGTCGACGGCGTACACCACGCTCGACGCGCGGCTCGCCGAGACGCCGGCGAAGCTGGCGCCGTCGAGCGCCGGGGCCTGCGCGCTCTCGCGGAGCGCGTCGAGCGGCGACGCATCGCTCGTGCCCCGATCGAGCAGCGGCGCGGCCGTGCCCGGCGTCGTACCACGATCGAGCGGCGTGGCCTCGGCCTGCGGGACCGGGGCCGCCGCGATGCGCTCCAGGGCGCCGCCCAGCCGGCTCGAGACGGCGGCGCTGCGCTCGGCCTCGCTGGTTTCCGTCCGATCGGGCTGGTCTGGTTGCTCGGGCCCGGCCGGGTCGGTGGCCGGCGCGAGCGCGAATTGCTCGTTCTCGCCGACGTCGACGCCCAGGTCGAGGCTGATGACCGAGCCCCCGCCGTGCTGGGCGACGCCGCGGAGCGCCAGGGCCAGCAGCCCGAGCACCGCCGCGTGCACGCCGATGGAGACCAGAACGGAGATCGCCGAGCGGGCCGGGCGAGACTCGATGGCCGGCAGCCGCGTGACCAGCGTGGCCCCGGCCGCGTTCGCGAGCCGGCCGAGCGTCGCGACGCGGCGCAACCATTCAGGTGCGGTACCGCGCGACGACGGTCGGTCCCCGCGCGCCTCTTCCCGCCCCTTCCGTGGTCCGGGCCCGTACCAGTGCCGCATGCCCCATCGTACGGTCTTCGTGCGCTCCCGGTGCACTATCCTGCACCATGACCCAGCCGCCCACCGGAACCCAGCAGGTTTCCCTCACGCTCGCCCACTCGCCCGATGCCGACGACATGGCGATGTGGTGGCCGCTGACCGGGTTCATCTCTCCAGAGAGCGGGTCGAACAAGCTGCTCCGCCCCCCCGCCATCGACGCCGGCCGCTTCACGTTTACCCCCAGGCCCGAGGACGTCGAGCGCCTCAACGCGACGGCGCGGAGCGAGCCCCTGGACATCACCGCCATCAGCGCCGCGGCGTGGCCGGCGCTGTCCGACCTCTACGTCATCACCGACTGCGGCGCGAGCTTCGGCGAGGGCTACGGGCCCAAGCTCGTGGCCCGCGAGGACTCGCCGCTGCACTGCGACGGCTGCGTCCGGGCCCAGAAGCCAACCATCGCCATCCCCGGCGCCCGCACGACCGCGGCGCTCGTGCTCAGAATGGTCCTTGGCGATGCCCGCGAGGAGACCACCCTCGTCGAGATGCCCTTCCAGCAGATCGCCCCGGCCGTGCTCTACGGCCGCGTCGGCGCGGGCGTGCTCATCCACGAGGCCCAGCTGACCTACGAGAGCATGGGCCTCAAGAAGCTGCTCGACCTGGGCGCGTGGTGGACGGAGAGAACCAACCACCCCCTGCCGCTGGGCCTCAACGTCGTCCGCACCGCGCTCGACGCCGAGCACGGCGCGGGCACCGTCGCCGAAGTTAGCCGGCTCTTGAGCGAGAGCGTCGCCCACGCCCGCGCGAACCCCGAGGACACCCGGGCCTACCTCAAGCTCCACGCCGCGACCCGCCCCGAGTGGCACGACGACGAACTCCTCGATCGCTACCTCTCGATGTACGTCAGCGAGCTGACGGCGAGCATGGGATCGACCGGCCGCGCGGCGCTCGCGAGGCTCTACGAGGAGGGCGCACGACACGGCCTGTTCGACCGCGCGGCCGAACCGGTGGTCGT
This Phycisphaerales bacterium DNA region includes the following protein-coding sequences:
- a CDS encoding CNNM domain-containing protein, with the translated sequence MTPTPDISTEPLAQGAQAAAESGGGLAVGLIVLMSGLLVASAAASGSETAMFGLTHGERVALRRQAPKAAGIIDELLAKPRRLLICVLLLNMVVNVLYFAAAALLLQTTRSPLLGVVAAVTPLVAIILFGEILAKLTADTFRTRWARIAAPLLMSVSLALGGLLMAIDALIVAPLSRLIHMAPIDAPHDATAVRTLIRAGAHGGTIDDHEQELLEGVVGLSQVRARVAMTPRLDLPAASPHMPIGDMVQLVHRTGAHRLPIFDDAGATITRILDVKSTLARGRPMLEKPIYVPENARLDRVLNQLRERKARTAVCVDEHGESTGLLDYADLLRGLVGMPIEHGETGADGIIMVGLGCWSVPGRMPVGELARLFTEHRVQDFDLPPEAVTIAGAVMASLGRLAQTGDEVDFGPVHVEVEVVSGRIIDRVLLRLSSQTLDAPEQPGGAK
- a CDS encoding CNNM domain-containing protein; this translates as MSGGEIILWSLVALLGLMGSALASGLEMGLYSLGRLGLETRALGGDHAAMMLRTEIRRTDRLLSTLLVHNNVCNYIGVLGVSALLGAAGMGPILTLVVQSIVVTPIILVFGESLPKELFRTGADRLTYLFAPILRGLRVFYVLLGVVPLVMLAGRAMTRLIGGAGLGGSSDARQRMANILKEAGGPSGMSDEHSTLLDRALALGRGRVGDEMLSWSMAQKVHADWSHQRIRRALGPTPATTVPVTDGHGRVLGVASAISLLAGEPTEPDRLRPAVLVSPDTPSVVAIRRILAADADLAIVVQNAKPVGVVTLNDLTETLLIQ
- a CDS encoding MqnA/MqnD/SBP family protein yields the protein MTQPPTGTQQVSLTLAHSPDADDMAMWWPLTGFISPESGSNKLLRPPAIDAGRFTFTPRPEDVERLNATARSEPLDITAISAAAWPALSDLYVITDCGASFGEGYGPKLVAREDSPLHCDGCVRAQKPTIAIPGARTTAALVLRMVLGDAREETTLVEMPFQQIAPAVLYGRVGAGVLIHEAQLTYESMGLKKLLDLGAWWTERTNHPLPLGLNVVRTALDAEHGAGTVAEVSRLLSESVAHARANPEDTRAYLKLHAATRPEWHDDELLDRYLSMYVSELTASMGSTGRAALARLYEEGARHGLFDRAAEPVVV
- a CDS encoding amino acid racemase yields the protein MPSQHVGIVAVSPEGAALTYRQFHRHATQMTLPDNRPSVTMHGEPFDQYLRAIGEQDWESVGVLLRRSAECLAAAGAQFCLTPDHVVQHAVQMAETGCPIPWLTMAQLLADQVGEDGRQSVGILGTRMVTNGSAYQTHLGLRGVKVMTPSPEEVDEVDSIIFQELVLGETREASRKRLGEIVGRLADRGAEAIVMGSSEVPLLLSSANCPLPLYDPGEIQVVTAVRMAVGPEAG
- a CDS encoding thioredoxin family protein; this encodes MHTANTPATMISTRPGRAIGSIIFTVAILIAAGLLLARMGMGGGQAEAAPEFMPVTTDLSSVVLSGDQPVVAVVTADWCGPCQELKRTTLSDERVRSLLANRSQPVIIDGTDTKIAMPTLEQLGVRAFPSTVVLEDGKPVAMLEGYASADKYLAWLEQQL
- a CDS encoding iron-sulfur cluster co-chaperone HscB C-terminal domain-containing protein, giving the protein MASSPFDILGLAVSFDLDRSEIEQAYLARIATAHPDLAGQQDSADPSTLNEARATLLDPERRARAVMAIRAPQAKAPPLSPEFLAEILEVRQDAEEAMASDDEDAVARWRRWAADRRADLASELAKLLGPGDGPLDDVRAATAAGVLQQWRYFERMLEQVGVPAHAPDA